A genomic window from Hypomesus transpacificus isolate Combined female chromosome 15, fHypTra1, whole genome shotgun sequence includes:
- the tp53i13 gene encoding tumor protein p53-inducible protein 13 isoform X2 — MSPPVVALLSALFLYLGLEGGAVWQGCDSGKLLLQIDLPPSAVWSCPGPVWPESTLKNLSGIDTQYPPQPARQVCIDTPITLNHSIPNSGAHRPVGGESGEYLYCPPQRWLNNLQHGATVLLYHPCAPVQERVRLAVLARSCLSSYIITPHPDLSTHRMFAVVSWGRTLELSSVTGLEVCDWLEATASGVSPGDVVMSQRYSLLLTRPAVLHHDQDHGRSSRTLRHCCLESLSLRRNGGMVGKMLFKRRERARVRRAAVQKENNREEKEVDEKVVEKENKSILPFPTSSWINRTDPSGNPGAGNQEQLTTAAPHLTSPGALRETAAGRVEVQEREVEPDDIDHSTAPQTHKKKAKTGHHHPRQGPPRGVTRQRTDSKTTVPPEGAIPNDRMPTARTDEAVWAAAALGFLLVLLALSVLHTRLYRHWRTTPSLYWHNPQQDYDNVADIIRRRLRVADRRRKRRWSLSRRQECSLLPSSSTDEDH, encoded by the exons ATGTCACCGCCCGTAGTGGCTCTTCTGTCCGCTCTATTCTTGTATTTGGGACTGGAAGGCGGCGCTGTGTGGCAAGGCTGTGACAGTGGCAAG CTCTTGCTACAGATAGACTTGCCCCCATCTGCCGTGTGGAGCTGTCCGGGGCCTGTCTGGCCAGAGTCCACCCTG AAGAATCTTTCTGGTATTGATACCCAGTATCCTCCACAA cctGCTAGGCAGGTGTGTATAGACACACCCATCACCTTGAATCACTCCATTCCCAACAG TGGCGCACACAGACCAGTAGGAGGCGAGAGTGGGGAGTATCTTTACTGTCCTCCTCAGCGGTGGCTCAACAACCTGCAG catgGAGCCACTGTGTTGCTGTACCATCCCTGCGCCCCCGTCCAGGAGCGGGTCCGCCTTGCTGTCCTGGCCCGCTCCTGTCTGTCCAGCTACATCATCACTCCGCACCCTGACCTCAGCACACACAGG atGTTTGCCGTAGTATCATGGGGTCGCACTCTGGAGCTTTCTAGCGTGACAGGCTTGGaggtctgtgattggctggaggCAACGGCGTCTGGCGTCAGCCCTGGTGATGTGGTCATGAGTCAGAGGTACAGTCTGCTGTTGACCCGTCCTGCAGTACTCCACCATGACCAAGACCACGGCCGCTCCAGTAGAACTTTGAGACACTGTTGTCTCGAGAGCCTCTCTCTCCGACGAAATGGAGGGATGGTCGGAAAGATGCTCtttaaaaggagagagagggcccgCGTGCGTAGAGCCGCCGTTCAGAAGGAGAATaacagggaggagaaggaggtagaTGAGAAGGtggtggagaaagagaacaaGTCTATCCTCCCTTTTCCAACCAGCAGCTGGATCAACCGAACTGACCCGAGCGGGAACCCAGGAGCAGGAAACCAGGAGCAGCTCACCACGGCTGCACCTCACCTCACAAGCCCTGgcgcactgagagagacagcggCTGGAAGAGTGGaggtgcaggagagagaggtggagcctGATGACATCGACCACAGTACAGCCCCTCAGACCCACAAGAAGAAGGCGAAGACGGGGCACCATCACCCGAGACAAGGGCCCCCCCGCGGGGTGACTCGCCAGAGGACAGACAGTAAGACCACTGTGCCACCAGAGGGAGCCATTCCAAACGACAGAATGCCCACGGCCAGAACAGACGAGGCGGTGTGGGCGGCAGCGGCGCTGGGGTTCCTCCTGGTTCTGTTGGCACTGTCGGTTCTACATACGCGCCTGTATCGCCACTGGAGAACCACGCCCAGTCTGTACTGGCACAACCCGCAGCAGGACTACGACAATGTGGCAG aCATCATCCGCAGGAGGCTAAGGGTGGCAGaccggaggaggaagaggaggtggtccCTGAGCAGAAGGCAAGAGTGTTCACTCCTACCCAGCTCAAGCACTGACGAGGACCACTAG
- the tp53i13 gene encoding tumor protein p53-inducible protein 13 isoform X1 has protein sequence MSPPVVALLSALFLYLGLEGGAVWQGCDSGKLLLQIDLPPSAVWSCPGPVWPESTLQKNLSGIDTQYPPQPARQVCIDTPITLNHSIPNSGAHRPVGGESGEYLYCPPQRWLNNLQHGATVLLYHPCAPVQERVRLAVLARSCLSSYIITPHPDLSTHRMFAVVSWGRTLELSSVTGLEVCDWLEATASGVSPGDVVMSQRYSLLLTRPAVLHHDQDHGRSSRTLRHCCLESLSLRRNGGMVGKMLFKRRERARVRRAAVQKENNREEKEVDEKVVEKENKSILPFPTSSWINRTDPSGNPGAGNQEQLTTAAPHLTSPGALRETAAGRVEVQEREVEPDDIDHSTAPQTHKKKAKTGHHHPRQGPPRGVTRQRTDSKTTVPPEGAIPNDRMPTARTDEAVWAAAALGFLLVLLALSVLHTRLYRHWRTTPSLYWHNPQQDYDNVADIIRRRLRVADRRRKRRWSLSRRQECSLLPSSSTDEDH, from the exons ATGTCACCGCCCGTAGTGGCTCTTCTGTCCGCTCTATTCTTGTATTTGGGACTGGAAGGCGGCGCTGTGTGGCAAGGCTGTGACAGTGGCAAG CTCTTGCTACAGATAGACTTGCCCCCATCTGCCGTGTGGAGCTGTCCGGGGCCTGTCTGGCCAGAGTCCACCCTG CAGAAGAATCTTTCTGGTATTGATACCCAGTATCCTCCACAA cctGCTAGGCAGGTGTGTATAGACACACCCATCACCTTGAATCACTCCATTCCCAACAG TGGCGCACACAGACCAGTAGGAGGCGAGAGTGGGGAGTATCTTTACTGTCCTCCTCAGCGGTGGCTCAACAACCTGCAG catgGAGCCACTGTGTTGCTGTACCATCCCTGCGCCCCCGTCCAGGAGCGGGTCCGCCTTGCTGTCCTGGCCCGCTCCTGTCTGTCCAGCTACATCATCACTCCGCACCCTGACCTCAGCACACACAGG atGTTTGCCGTAGTATCATGGGGTCGCACTCTGGAGCTTTCTAGCGTGACAGGCTTGGaggtctgtgattggctggaggCAACGGCGTCTGGCGTCAGCCCTGGTGATGTGGTCATGAGTCAGAGGTACAGTCTGCTGTTGACCCGTCCTGCAGTACTCCACCATGACCAAGACCACGGCCGCTCCAGTAGAACTTTGAGACACTGTTGTCTCGAGAGCCTCTCTCTCCGACGAAATGGAGGGATGGTCGGAAAGATGCTCtttaaaaggagagagagggcccgCGTGCGTAGAGCCGCCGTTCAGAAGGAGAATaacagggaggagaaggaggtagaTGAGAAGGtggtggagaaagagaacaaGTCTATCCTCCCTTTTCCAACCAGCAGCTGGATCAACCGAACTGACCCGAGCGGGAACCCAGGAGCAGGAAACCAGGAGCAGCTCACCACGGCTGCACCTCACCTCACAAGCCCTGgcgcactgagagagacagcggCTGGAAGAGTGGaggtgcaggagagagaggtggagcctGATGACATCGACCACAGTACAGCCCCTCAGACCCACAAGAAGAAGGCGAAGACGGGGCACCATCACCCGAGACAAGGGCCCCCCCGCGGGGTGACTCGCCAGAGGACAGACAGTAAGACCACTGTGCCACCAGAGGGAGCCATTCCAAACGACAGAATGCCCACGGCCAGAACAGACGAGGCGGTGTGGGCGGCAGCGGCGCTGGGGTTCCTCCTGGTTCTGTTGGCACTGTCGGTTCTACATACGCGCCTGTATCGCCACTGGAGAACCACGCCCAGTCTGTACTGGCACAACCCGCAGCAGGACTACGACAATGTGGCAG aCATCATCCGCAGGAGGCTAAGGGTGGCAGaccggaggaggaagaggaggtggtccCTGAGCAGAAGGCAAGAGTGTTCACTCCTACCCAGCTCAAGCACTGACGAGGACCACTAG
- the LOC124477457 gene encoding suppressor protein SRP40-like: MESCRPRGGDPGGGAGTGAVVLSPLEKPQSEGDLGPGGVGEQGGLGEGGPAKTDSKTCKGRDGMDLYSFDSSKSSDSEDEDQDKKSKKKKKLKKRKKKDSSSTSSSSSSSSSSSSSSSDSEDSEDDKKKKKKKKEGERKDSVWDNSVIIDTGVEGCTDSTSMQGLKDKESDSEKDKKKKKKKKMKKKKMKKSKDSSSSSLSSSSSDSSDSEDKKKKKKKKKKKKKKTKRKRDSSSSSSSSSDSEDEKKKKKKKKKKQKTKKDSSSSSSSSSSSSSSSSSDSDKEKKKDKKKKKKKETNGDDDGGGELDTMRQTADGEKKKKKDKKKEKASSSLGISEDEDAKCKAKEDVSVLVTTAEGAEVHPDGIDAGHLSDDEAEGGKAKEKKKKKLKKMKKKKVSDGDSSDSEDDKEKTKKKNKNKKKKNKKDSSSSSSSSSSSSSSSSSSSSSSSSSSSSSDSEEEKKKKKKKKTKDKKKDKKKKKKEDKKKKKKKEDKKKKKKDKKKKKVRIGWRGKTGHVNLWTDSHSRSEISRRT; the protein is encoded by the exons ATGGAGTCCTGCCGACCCAGAG GTGGGGATCCTGGAGGTGGTGCAGGGACAGGAGCAGTGGTCCTGAGCCCCCTGGAGAAACCTCAGTCTGAGGGAGACCTTGGGCCTGGAGGTGTGGGAGAACAGGGCGGTCTGGGTGAAGGAGGCCCAGCCAAGACTGATTCTAAAACTTGCAAAGGAAGAGATGGAATG GACCTGTACTCCTTTGATAGCTCCAAGTCTTCAGACAGTGAGGATGAGGACCAGGACAAGAAgtccaagaagaagaagaagttgaAGAAGCGAAAGAAGAAG GATTCCAgttcaacatcatcatcatcatcatcttcctcctcctcctctagcaGCTCCTcagacagtgaggacagtgAG GATgacaagaaaaagaagaaaaagaagaaggagGGTGAAAGGAAAGACTCTGTTTGGGACAACAGTGTCATAATAGATACTG GAGTCGAGGGATGCACAGATTCAACATCAATGCAAGGTCTGAAGGATAAG GAGTCAGATAGTGaaaaagacaagaagaagaagaagaagaaaaagatgaagaagaagaaaatgaagAAGAGCAAG gatTCAAGCTCTTCATCtttatcatcttcatcatcagacAGCTCAGATAGTGaagataagaagaagaaaaagaagaagaaaaagaagaagaaaaagaagacaaagaggaagagg GATTCCAGCTCCTCATCCTCGTCCTCATCAGACAGTGAagatgagaagaagaaaaagaagaaaaagaagaagaagcagaagACTAAGAAG GATTCtagttcctcctcttcctcttcctcctcctcctcttcttcctcttcctctgacagtgacaaggaaaagaaaaaggacaagaagaagaagaaaaagaaggagaCAAAT GGAGACGATGATGGCGGTGGCGAGTTGGACACcatgagacagacagcagatggagagaaaaagaagaagaaagacaagaaAAAGGAAAAG GCCTCTTCCTCCTTGGGTATCTCTGAGGATGAGGATGCCAAG TGCAAAGCCAAAGAGGATGTGTCTGTTCTCGTGACAACGGCGGAAGGAGCTGAGGTCCACCCTGACGGAATCGATGCCGGACACCTGAGTGATGATGAGGCTGAAGGAGGGAAAgcgaaagagaagaaaaagaagaagttaAAGAAGATGAAAAAGAAGAAG GTTTCTGATGGTGATTCCTCAGACAGTGAGGATGACAAAGAGAAgacaaagaagaagaacaagaacaagaagaagaagaacaaaaag GATTCCagttcctcctcatcctcatcctcttcctcatcatcctcttcctcatcatcctcttcttcttcttcttcctcttcatcatcctctgacagtgaggaggaaaaaaagaagaagaaaaagaagaag acaaaggACAAGAAAAAAgataaaaagaagaagaaaaaggaggacaagaagaaaaagaagaaaaaggaagacaagaagaagaaaaagaaggataagaaaaagaaaaaggtaaGGATTGGATGGAGGGGAAAGACAGGGCATGTTAACCTCTGGACTGATTCTCATTCTCGATCAGAAATTTCCAGAAGAACATAA
- the LOC124477459 gene encoding protein FAM133-like, with protein sequence MKKKKDSDDDSDCEKEKKKKKMKKKKDSDDDSDSEKEKKKKKKKKMKKKKDSSSSDSEKDKKKKKKKKKKKKDKMKKKKRSKKKKKDSSSSDSEDEKKKKKKKKKKASSDSEEDKNKKHKKKNKDKKKKDKKKKKDKKKEKDSSSSSSEDDKKKKKDDSSSGSDEVKKNKKHSSGSDGETEMKKTKKDFPDKDGEVKKDCDLPGGPVSSYCAFGKSSDRPEVTPVKPKPTLDPLPMPKSNSRYESLMSSSSSLNPKDGSPSTRPRSPMESLMGNPPRVRGAGGVAGRSTVLSSSDLLRGPKPYQP encoded by the exons atgaagaagaaaaaa GATTCAGATGACGATTCAGATTgcgagaaagaaaagaagaaaaagaagatgaagaagaaaaag GATTCAGATGACGATTCAGATAgcgagaaagaaaagaagaaaaagaagaagaaaaagatgaagaaaaaaaag GATTCCAGCTCATCTGACAGTGaaaaagacaagaagaagaagaagaagaagaagaagaaaaagaaggataagatgaaaaaaaagaagagaagcaagaagaagaaaaag GATTCCAGCTCATCTGACAGTGAAgatgagaagaagaagaagaagaagaaaaagaagaag GCATCATCTGATAGCGAGGAGGACAAGAACAAGAAACATAAGAAAAAGAACAAGGATAAAAAGAAGAAggataagaagaagaagaaggacaagaagaaggaAAAG GATTCCTCATCGTCAAGCAGTGAGGATgataagaaaaagaaaaag GATGACTCCTCCTCAGGAAGTGATGAGGTCAAAAAGAACAAGAAA CATTCTAGTGGCTCAGATGGAGAAACAGAGATGAAGAAGACGAAAAAG GACTTCCCTGATAAGGATGGAGAGGTGAAGAAAGACTGTGACTTGCCAGGCGGTCCTGTTAGCAGCTATTGTGCGTTTGGCAAATCCAGTGATCGGCCTGAAGTTACCCCCGTGAAGCCCAAACCCACTCTGGACCCACTGCCGATGCCCAAATCCAACTCCCGTTATGAGTCACTGAtgagctcctcttcctccctcaatCCCAAAGACGGCAGCCCCTCCACCAGGCCCCGCAGCCCCATGGAGTCACTAATGGGAAATCCCCCCAGGGTCAGAGGAGCTGGGGGCGTGGCTGGGAGGAGCACAGTGCTCTCGTCCAGCGACCTGCTCAGGGGCCCTAAGCCCTATCAGCCTTAA
- the LOC124477460 gene encoding putative uncharacterized protein DDB_G0292636, producing the protein MDFDLASAVGKDEVKKEDASGQEQQFSFGFGKKDKDKSKDKSDCKGKDKDHKDKDHSKKDKEHKDKDHKKEHKDKGHKKEHKDKDHKKKDKKHKPGGHKSGSGSSSSSDSD; encoded by the exons ATGGATTTTGACCTTGCGTCAG CTGTGGGAAAGGATGAAGTGAAGAAGGAAGACGCCTCTGGCCAGGAGCAGCAGTTCTCCTTTGGCTTTGGGAAGAAGGACAAAGACAAGAGCAAGGACAAG AGTGACTGCAAAGGCAAGGACAAGGACCACAAGGATAAAGACCACAGCAAGAAGGACAAGGAGCACAAGGATAAAGACCACAAGAAGGAGCACAAGGATAAAGGCCACAAGAAGGAGCACAAAGACAAGGATCACAAGAAGAAGGACAAGAAGCACAAACCTGGAGGACACAAGTCAGGCTCaggctcctcttcttcttctgacaGTGATTAG